Proteins from a genomic interval of Tenacibaculum sp. SZ-18:
- a CDS encoding choice-of-anchor I family protein, which translates to MRILFKNLSLALAVSLVSCNDDNAGTTPVNTEVNFAYVNTINVGGEGAAEISAYDSTTQKLFVVNSEAKEISIYDLRDVDSPVKSGSIPVMSGAPNSISTYDGKVAVALEDAVKQNDGKIALYNAENNTLISSYTVGALPDMVTFSKDGKLIICANEGEPNSLYTNDPEGSVSIISVENGNVTTLNFSDFNSQEASLESSGFRVFGPNADLAKDIEPEYITVSDDSKTAWVSLQENNGLAKVNLVTKTIEGIYPLGFKDYNVPGNAIDPSNKDDKKELRNIPVYGIYQPDAITYVNINGTGYIISANEGDAREYIDDKGTDTEDDDEEIFVNEERIKKIDLDPTAFPNAAELQKEENLGRLKIALDLGDTDNDGDYDKLYSYGGRSFSIWSENGALIYDSGNSISEKTLELTPATFNDDDGRSDDKGAEPEAVEVLNINNERYILFVGLERTDQILVYDITNPASPMFLSILSHNGDEAPEGLLVITAKDSPNGKDLLLVSNEDSGTVSIYQNVQ; encoded by the coding sequence ATGAGAATTTTATTTAAAAACTTATCATTAGCACTAGCGGTTTCTTTAGTTAGCTGTAATGATGACAATGCTGGAACTACACCAGTAAATACAGAAGTTAACTTTGCATACGTAAACACCATAAATGTTGGTGGTGAAGGTGCTGCTGAAATTTCTGCATACGATTCAACAACTCAAAAACTATTTGTTGTCAATTCAGAAGCAAAAGAAATTTCTATTTATGACCTAAGAGATGTTGACTCTCCTGTTAAATCTGGATCAATTCCCGTTATGTCTGGTGCACCAAATAGTATTAGCACTTATGATGGAAAAGTTGCAGTAGCTCTTGAAGATGCCGTAAAACAAAACGATGGGAAAATTGCATTATATAATGCCGAAAACAATACTTTAATTTCTTCTTATACTGTAGGAGCTTTACCAGACATGGTTACTTTTTCTAAAGATGGAAAGTTGATTATTTGTGCAAATGAAGGAGAACCAAACAGTTTGTACACCAATGATCCTGAAGGAAGCGTGAGTATTATTAGTGTTGAAAATGGTAATGTTACTACTTTAAACTTCTCTGACTTTAACAGCCAAGAAGCTTCACTAGAAAGTAGTGGTTTTAGAGTATTTGGACCAAACGCTGATTTAGCAAAAGATATTGAACCAGAATATATAACTGTTTCAGACGATTCAAAAACTGCTTGGGTTTCTTTACAGGAGAATAACGGTTTAGCAAAAGTAAACTTAGTTACAAAAACTATAGAAGGAATATATCCTTTAGGATTTAAAGATTATAATGTTCCAGGAAATGCTATCGATCCTAGTAATAAAGATGATAAAAAAGAATTAAGAAATATTCCTGTTTATGGTATCTATCAACCAGATGCCATTACTTATGTGAATATTAATGGAACAGGATATATTATTTCAGCAAACGAAGGAGATGCTAGGGAATATATTGATGATAAAGGAACAGACACTGAAGATGATGACGAAGAAATCTTTGTAAATGAAGAAAGAATCAAGAAAATTGATTTAGATCCTACTGCTTTTCCAAATGCTGCTGAATTACAAAAAGAAGAAAATTTAGGAAGATTAAAAATAGCTTTAGATTTAGGTGACACTGATAATGATGGAGACTATGATAAGCTTTATTCTTATGGTGGAAGATCTTTTTCCATTTGGTCTGAAAATGGCGCTCTAATTTATGATAGCGGAAATAGTATTTCTGAAAAAACATTAGAATTAACTCCTGCTACTTTTAACGATGATGACGGAAGAAGTGATGACAAAGGTGCAGAACCAGAAGCTGTAGAAGTATTAAATATAAACAACGAACGTTACATTCTTTTTGTTGGACTAGAACGTACAGATCAAATACTAGTTTACGACATTACCAATCCAGCTTCACCAATGTTCTTAAGTATTTTATCTCATAATGGAGATGAAGCTCCTGAAGGTTTATTAGTTATTACAGCTAAAGATAGCCCTAATGGAAAAGATCTTCTATTAGTTTCAAATGAAGATAGTGGAACTGTAAGTATATACCAAAACGTACAGTAA
- a CDS encoding energy transducer TonB, with amino-acid sequence MGQKEVCTSSENEVEDFNSIGKCAKDNFKKSKETEFVKISSRKRVVRRRISSSILNLRKSVKKSSPRKLSILEIDQIPLFENCSLTSSRDEQQICFNNQIKHHINSNLKYPASAFKNGLEDHVLAEFVINEKGEVSDVNIISSKKHQILEDEAKRLISSLPKLLPAKHNGKVTKMKHRVYVNFNLLNHRIKQF; translated from the coding sequence ATGGGCCAAAAGGAAGTTTGTACAAGTTCAGAGAATGAAGTGGAAGATTTTAATTCAATTGGAAAGTGTGCCAAAGATAATTTTAAAAAATCTAAAGAAACGGAATTTGTTAAAATTTCATCTCGTAAAAGAGTCGTTAGAAGAAGAATATCTTCTAGTATTTTAAATTTAAGGAAAAGTGTAAAAAAATCTTCGCCCAGAAAATTGTCAATTCTTGAGATTGATCAAATTCCATTATTTGAAAACTGTAGTTTGACCTCAAGCCGAGACGAACAGCAAATTTGCTTTAATAATCAAATTAAACATCATATCAATAGTAATTTGAAGTACCCTGCATCTGCATTTAAAAACGGTTTAGAAGATCACGTTTTAGCTGAATTTGTTATTAATGAGAAAGGTGAGGTTTCGGATGTGAATATTATTAGTTCTAAAAAGCATCAGATTTTAGAAGATGAAGCGAAACGATTAATTTCAAGTTTACCAAAGTTGCTTCCAGCCAAACATAATGGAAAAGTAACCAAAATGAAGCATAGAGTATATGTTAATTTTAATTTATTAAATCACAGAATAAAACAGTTTTAG
- the der gene encoding ribosome biogenesis GTPase Der gives MSSIVAIVGRPNVGKSTLFNRLIKRREAIVDSVSGVTRDRHYGKSEWNGKEFSVIDTGGYVVGSDDIFEEEIRKQVQLALEEADIILFVVDVEQGITPMDNAVAKILRQVEKPLFMAVNKVDNAMRAADAVEFYNLGLGDYHTISSVNGSGTGDLLDAIVEKIPEPIEDDKENELPRFAVVGRPNAGKSSFINALIGEDRNIVTNIAGTTRDSIDTKYNRFGFEFNLVDTAGIRKKSKVKEDLEFYSVMRAVRAIEHSDVAVVVVDATRGFEGQDEKIFWLAEKNRKGIVILVNKWDLVEKETNTMRDFERKIRETVAPFTDIPIVFISALTKQRIFKAIETAVEVFENRKRKIQTSKLNETMLEIMQHMPPPAIKGKFIKIKYCMQLPTHTPQFAFFANLPQYIRDPYKRFVENKLREHYDFSGVPISIYFRQK, from the coding sequence ATGAGTAGCATCGTTGCCATTGTAGGAAGACCAAATGTAGGTAAATCAACCCTTTTCAACAGATTAATTAAACGTAGAGAAGCTATTGTTGACTCCGTAAGTGGAGTTACAAGAGACCGTCATTACGGAAAATCTGAATGGAATGGAAAAGAGTTCTCTGTGATTGACACAGGAGGATATGTTGTAGGATCAGATGATATTTTTGAGGAGGAAATCAGAAAACAAGTTCAACTTGCGCTTGAGGAAGCAGATATCATTCTTTTTGTAGTAGATGTAGAACAAGGTATTACACCAATGGATAATGCTGTTGCTAAAATTTTGCGTCAAGTAGAAAAGCCTTTATTCATGGCTGTAAATAAGGTTGATAATGCAATGAGAGCTGCTGATGCTGTTGAATTTTATAACTTAGGTTTGGGAGATTACCACACTATTTCTTCGGTAAACGGTAGTGGAACTGGTGACTTATTGGATGCCATTGTTGAAAAAATACCAGAACCTATAGAAGACGATAAAGAAAATGAATTACCAAGATTTGCAGTCGTAGGAAGACCAAATGCTGGAAAGTCTTCTTTTATTAACGCGTTAATTGGTGAAGACAGAAATATTGTAACGAACATAGCGGGAACAACAAGAGATTCTATAGATACGAAATACAATCGTTTTGGCTTCGAATTCAATTTAGTTGACACCGCTGGAATTCGCAAAAAATCGAAAGTTAAGGAAGATCTAGAATTCTATTCTGTGATGAGAGCTGTTCGTGCAATTGAACACAGTGATGTGGCTGTAGTTGTTGTTGACGCTACTCGTGGTTTCGAAGGACAAGACGAGAAAATTTTTTGGTTAGCAGAAAAAAATAGAAAAGGAATTGTCATTCTGGTGAATAAATGGGACTTAGTTGAAAAGGAAACAAATACAATGCGTGATTTCGAAAGAAAAATACGTGAAACTGTTGCCCCTTTTACTGATATTCCAATCGTATTTATTTCTGCTTTAACAAAACAAAGAATATTCAAAGCAATTGAAACCGCTGTAGAAGTTTTTGAAAACCGTAAGCGTAAAATTCAAACGAGTAAATTGAACGAAACAATGCTCGAAATTATGCAGCATATGCCTCCTCCAGCAATTAAAGGTAAGTTTATCAAAATCAAGTATTGTATGCAACTACCAACACATACTCCTCAGTTTGCTTTCTTTGCTAACTTACCGCAATATATAAGAGATCCATATAAACGTTTTGTTGAAAATAAACTACGTGAACATTATGATTTTTCCGGTGTTCCAATTAGTATTTACTTCAGACAAAAATAA
- the era gene encoding GTPase Era, with protein sequence MTHKAGFVNIIGNPNVGKSTLMNALVGEKLSIITSKAQTTRHRILGIVNGEDYQIVFSDTPGIIKPAYELQDSMMDFVKAAFDDADVLIYMVEIGEKELKNEAFFNKIINSNIPVILLLNKIDLSSQEKVQEKVEYWKKKVPNSFVYVVSALEKFNVETVFYKIIELLPESPPFYPKDQLTDKPERFFVNETIREKILQHYKKEIPYSVEVETESFVEEDNIIKIRSVIMVERETQKGIIIGHRGVAIKRVGTEARKSLQHFFDKKIYLDLYVKINKNWRSNDKQLRRFGYKE encoded by the coding sequence ATGACACATAAAGCAGGATTTGTAAACATAATCGGGAATCCGAATGTTGGAAAATCAACCTTAATGAATGCCTTAGTTGGTGAGAAATTATCCATAATTACCTCTAAAGCACAAACAACCAGACATAGAATTCTGGGAATAGTAAATGGAGAAGATTATCAAATTGTTTTTTCAGACACTCCTGGAATTATAAAACCGGCATATGAATTACAAGATTCTATGATGGATTTTGTAAAAGCAGCTTTTGATGATGCCGATGTTTTGATTTACATGGTAGAAATTGGAGAAAAAGAATTAAAAAACGAAGCTTTCTTCAATAAGATAATTAATAGTAATATTCCTGTTATATTATTATTGAATAAAATAGACCTATCAAGCCAAGAAAAAGTTCAAGAAAAAGTGGAATACTGGAAGAAAAAAGTACCAAATTCATTTGTGTACGTCGTTTCTGCACTCGAAAAATTTAATGTAGAAACTGTTTTCTATAAAATAATTGAGCTACTTCCAGAGTCACCACCTTTTTATCCAAAGGATCAATTGACTGATAAACCTGAACGTTTCTTTGTAAACGAAACTATTCGAGAAAAAATCTTACAACATTATAAAAAAGAAATTCCATATTCGGTAGAAGTAGAAACAGAAAGTTTTGTTGAAGAAGATAATATTATAAAAATCCGTTCGGTAATTATGGTTGAGCGAGAAACACAAAAAGGTATTATTATAGGACATCGAGGTGTGGCTATTAAAAGAGTAGGAACAGAAGCTAGAAAAAGTCTTCAACATTTCTTCGATAAAAAAATATATCTTGACCTTTATGTAAAGATCAATAAGAACTGGAGATCGAACGATAAGCAACTTCGCAGATTCGGATATAAAGAATAA